The Arthrobacter oryzae DNA window GCGAGCCACCGCCACCCCCGCCGGCCGCCGGAGTGCCGGAGTGCTTCCGCCCAGCCGAGGAGTCCTCCGGCAATGGCTCCGGGCAAGAGGAGCGCGCCGAAGGTTCCCCACCAGCTGAAGGTGGAGGCAGGACCCGCGAGTTCCACCATGTAGGCACGGAACCCTGCTGCCCAGGCGACGCCGCAGACCACACCGACGGCCACGATCGCAGCATTCCGACGGGAAGCGGGGGCCCGGGTCCCGTGCGGGGCAGGTGAAGCAACTTTCTCAGGCATGGTCGTCTCCACGGAGGTGGTGATGCGCTAAATATGGCCCCGGAGCCACCGCCCGTCAAGGGCACCGGCAGGAAGAAATCGGAGGCCGCCGGCCGCGGGCAACCGCCCGTCACGTCGCGAGCGTCAGCAGTTTCCCGTCCGCCACGGCCCGGCGGGACAGCGTTTTGTAGCCTTCGTTCTCGAACAACACCGTGATCACGTCCTCCTCGTGCCGCATCACCAGGCCCGGCCCCCATTCCTTGTGGACAACGGCGGCCTGGAGCGGAAAAGGGTCACCGCCCGCGGCGGCCGCGGCGGCGTCGTCGTAATCCTCTTCGTAGGCGGAACCGTCGGTGCAGGTATCGCAGTTGCCGCAGGGCTCGGGGAGGTCCTCGCCGAAGTAGCCCAGCAGGAACTGGCGTCGGCAGGCGTCCGTTTCGGCGTAGCCGCGCATCATCTCGATGCGGGAGCGGTCCACCCGCTGGCGTGCTGCGGCATGTTCGACGGCGCGTTCCACCACCGCGGGCAGCTTGGCGTCCGCTTCCAGCCGGATGCCGCGCTTGCCGGCCTTGACGGCGCGGGTTTCCTGCAGCTGGTTCAGCAGTCCGGTGAGCCTGCGCGGGGAGAAGCCGGTCTGCTCGGCGAGGGCCTTCTGCTTCACCGGCCCGCCGGCGTCGCGCAGTGCCTGGAGGACGGCCAGGAGCGATTCCTCGTCCGGGGTGTGGGTGCCGAAGAACGTGCGCAGGCCCAGGTCTTCGGAGCGGTAGTGCAGGACGGCGGAGGCGGGCTGGCCGTCGCGACCGGAGCGGCCGATCTCCTGGTAGTAGCTGTCCAGCGAATCGGGGATGTCCGCGTGGATGACGAAGCGGACGTTGGGTTTGTCGATGCCCATGCCGAAGGCGGTGGTCGCCACCACCACGTCGAGTTCATCGTCGAGGAACTGCTGGTGGACGCGGTCCCGCTCGCGCTGCTTCCGGCCCGCGTGGTACGCCGCGGCGCGCAGGCCCAGGGCGCTGAGCTTGGCGGCGTAGGCCTCGGTGTCCTTGCGGGTGGCGGCGTACAGCAGGCCGGGGCCCTTGAGCTCGGCCACCTGTTTGACCACGGCTCGGCGCTTGTCCTTGTCCGTATGGTGGCGGATGATCTCCAGCCGGATGTTGGGCCGGTCGAAGCCGTGCACCAGTACCAGCGGGTCCACCATGTGCAGGCGCTGCTGGATTTCCTCGCGCACCGGGGGAGAAGCGGTGGCGGTGAGGCCGACGACGGGCGGATTGCCCAGCTGCTCGCGGACCTCGCCGAGGCGCAGGTAGTCGGGGCGGAAGTCGTGGCCCCAGGAGGACACGCAGTGTGCCTCGTCCACCACGAACAGCTGGACGTCCAGTGCGGCAAGCCGTTCCACGGTGTCGGCCTTCGCGAGCTGTTCGGGGGCGAGGAAGACGAAAACGGCCTCGCCGCGCTCGGCGGCTTCCCAGGCATGGTGGTTTTCGGTATCGCTGTGGCCGGAGTTGATGGCGACGGCGGCAGTCCCGCCGAGCGTTTGCAGAAGGCCGTCCAGCTGGTCCTCCTGCAGGGCGATCAACGGGGAAACCACGACGGCGGGACCGCGCCGTGCGCCGTTCCGGTGCAGCTGCAGCGCGGCCACCTGGTAGATCGCTGACTTGCCGTAGCCGGTGGGCATCACGGCGAGGACGTCCCGGCCGGCGACGAGGGCGCGCATTCCGGCCAGCTGCCCGGCGCGGAGGCGGGGGAGTCCGAAGGTGTCCGCCGCGAGTTGGCGGAGGCCGGCGTCGGGATCCGGGCTGACCTCAGTGGTGTCGGTGGGGACTGCGGGGGCAGGGGCCTCGGCCATGATGGCAGCTCCGTGGGGTGCGATCCGATGGCCGGGTGTCTTCAGCCGAGGGGTTCAGCATAACGTGTGCCGCCGGCGGTGCCCCAGGAACTGAGCAGGGCCAGGCCTGCCGCGGCCGCCGCGCTGAGTACCACCGCCCCCAGCCAGAGCGACACCGGCCAGCGGATTCCGTCCGCCACCGCGAAGGCCACCAGCTGGCCCGTCCACACGAGCGCCGCGATTCCGGCTGTCACCGCGGGCAGGCGCCGGTCCAGCCAAACACTTGGCAGGCGGGCAAGCAGCACGTCCGCAAGGATGGCGGCCGCTGTCGCTCCTGCAGCTCCGGCGACTGCGGTGGGGCGGAAGCCGATCATCGCCACGGGCAGCCAGGCGGCAGCGGCCACCAGCATGGTGACAATCCAGCGGGCGGGTCGCCGGGCGGCGGAGAGCGTAAAGAGGAAGGGCGCGATGATCAGCGCAGTGGTGAGCAGATAGCTGGTCAGGGCGATGACCACCGGCATCTCAGCCTCCAGGCGGCCAGGGGTTCCCACCGGCACCGGGGTGAAGAGGGCCGTCGGGCCGGGCCGGAGGAAGGCGGAGCAGTAGATGAGGAAGAACGCCCCCAGTCCCGTCATCAGGACGACGGCGAACAGCGCCGCCGGGGTCCACTCGAAGTTCCGGGCGCGGCCGGCTGCCCGGGCGCTTCGGACCGCCGTGCCCAGGATGAGGAAAAGGCTGAAGCCGAGCAACAGGTGGGTGGGGCTGACCAGGGCATCCAGCGTGACTTCGATGCCCAGGAGTTCGTGCCACAGCATATCCAGGCCGCCGGCGACGGCGAAGAGGACAACGCCCGCGACGGTCCCGCTATAGCCCGGCGGCAGGGCCCGCGTGAGCGGCTGCCCGGGTTTGCGGTTTCGCCAGGCCACGGCGGCCGTCCATAACGCCGTCGCTACCATTCCGGAGTAGAGGGCCGCGTGCCACGGCGTGAAGAACGTCTCCAGGCTGGGGAGGTTCAGGTGCGCCCAGCCGTCCAGGAAGACGGCCAGCACCAGCCAAACACCCAGGAGTTCGGTGACCAGGTCGCGGCGTGCGTTGATCACCGGGTTTTCTGCGGTATCGAGCATCGTTGCCCACTTCCACGGAGGTGTTCGGTGAAGGGATGGTACTGCTCTCACCGAGCGCCTACAAGGGAAGGGCCGATTGCTGAGGGCGCCCACCCCGTCGCGGGCCCGGCCCACAGGATGGTTCGCGCGGGAGCAAATTAGCGGGGGTAAATTAACGGCCCGAGGCCTATACACGACGACCCTTAAAGAAAGCTGGGAATTCCCTAGACATTGGATAAACGCAGGTTTAGGCTGAGCGCCATTGGGGGGCCCAATAAAATACTCAGCTGGAGGCGAAGCATGCCACAACGCAGCAGATTGGTCTTATTTTCAGCATTAAGTACTTTGGCGCTATCAGCATTAGGGCTGACCGGCGCGACAGCGCACCCGGACGGTCAGCACGGTATGGACGAGGGGCATCTCCTCGGGACCGGGGCGTTCGGAAAGATTGAACTCGTGGATGTCGTCGGCCTGACAGACACTCCCGATTTGATCGCAGACGTCAGTGTCTCGCCGGACGGCAATACAGCCTTTCTCGCCAACTGGGGCGAGCCCGACTGTGCGGGGCCGGAAACCGGCGGCCAAACCAGCCCGGATGCCGGCGTCTACATCGTTGACATCACCAGCGTGGACCAGGCCGCGCCCGCAGAGGGATCGGAACCGAAACAGGTCGGGTTCATCCCGTCGCATCAGGACACCCGCCCGGGTGAAGGCCTGCAGGTGGTGGAAATTACCACGGCAAACTTCAGCGGTGAAGTCCTGGTGGTGAACAACGAAGCGTGCGGCAAGAACGGAAAAGGCGGGGTTTCCCTCTTTGACGTTACGGACCCGCTGAACCCAAAGAAACTGTCCGAGAATTTCGGCGACCGCGAACCGCGCAACAGTGATTCCAACGAGATCCACAGCGCCTTTGCGTGGGACGCAGGAGACAACGCCTACATAGTGCTCACCGATAATGAAGAGTTCACAGACGTGGACATTCTCGACATCACCAATCCCCACCGGCCGCGTCTTATCGCGGAATACGATCTCAACGACTTCGACGTGCAGCAACCCGAACTGGGGCTTACCGATTCCTTCCTGCACGACATGGTGGTTAAGGAAATTAACGGTCAATTCATCATGCTGCTCTCCTACTGGGACGGTGGCTACGTTCTCCTGAATGTCGATGATCCCGCCAACGCCGACGTCCTTGGCGACTCGGAGTTCGCCGCCGTTGACCCCGAGTTACTTGAATCGCTGGGAGTGTCCCTTACCCCGGAGGGCAACGCGCATCAGGCGGAGTTCACGGCCGACAACCGGTTCATCATCGGTACGGACGAGGACTTCGCGCCTTACCGCACCGATGATTTCACCATCACCAGCGGCGCCCATCAGGGCACCTATCCCTCGGTGATCGTTTCCGGCGGTCAGGCCCCGGCCATTCTGGACGACCTCACCCTGAACGGCCCCGTGGTCTATGGCGGCTACGGCTGCCCGGAATCTGCAGCGATTCCCACTCCAGCGAGCATCCCGGGATACGTCGAATCCTTGGAACCCGGGGAGGAAACCACCCTTGTGCTCCAGAGAGGTCCCGTCGGTGACCCCGGTGCCACGGAAGAAGCTTGTTTCCCCGGCGAGAAGGCACACCAGGCAGCGCAGGCTGGCTGGGACGCAGTGGTTTTTGTCAACCATCACAGCGGCGAAGCTGTCCCAGGCGAGCCCTTCTGCGGCTCGGGCGCCTTCGTCGACGAAATCGTTGCCGTCTGCACCACTCATGCGGCCTTCCACCGGCTCTTCGACCTGGCACCGTTGGATGCGCCGTGGACCTACCCCGAAAACCTGGCCATCGGGACCGTCGGCGCTGACATTGAAGTGGGCTCGGTCTTTGATGGCTGGGGCTACGTCCACCTGCTGGATGCCAACACCCTTGAGGAGCTGGACACCTACGCCATCCCGGAAGCCCACGACCCGGCGTTTGCCCTCGGTTTCGGTGACCTGAGCGTCCATGAAGTAGCCGTGGACCCGCAGGATCCATCCCTGGCATACCTGTCGTACTACTCCGGCGGCCTCCGTGCGGTCCAGATACAGTGCAGCAACCCTGCCGACACCGCCACCTGTGAGCTCGTGGAAGTCGGCGGGTACCTCGACTCTGGAGGAAACGACTTCTGGGGAGTGGAGACGTTCATCGGTGAGGACGGTATGACCTACATCCTCGCCAGCGACCGGGATAGCGGTCTTTGGATCTTCAAGGATCCGTAAACGAGGAACAACCCTAGTGATCCTGAAAGCGGAGCGGGCGGCCGAACGTGTACGTTCGGCCGCCCGCTCCGGGACACAAGGCGATTACTGTGCGGGTGTCACCGTCGCCTCGTAGGTGAGGATTTCCGTGCCGTTGCCTTCCTCGGCATCGTCCGGCGCCACGTGCATGGTCAGGTGGTTGCCCTCAGCCGTGAGCTTGAAGGGGTTCCGGGTGGCCACGTGGCCTGCCGTGGACCACTTCTGGAACGGCACGTCATGCAGGGTTGTCTTCTTAGTGAGGTCGAGAAGGGCCATGCCGCCCAGTTCGTAGGTGGCCGCCGTGCCGCCTGCCGCCGGGTTCTGGGGCAGGTTGGCAACGCCTGCGCACAGGGCCTGCGAATCGGCCACGTACTGGCAGTCCTGGTAGTCGATGAAGTGGTTCGGGTTCTGCCAGGTGCTGAGCTG harbors:
- a CDS encoding RecQ family ATP-dependent DNA helicase, giving the protein MAEAPAPAVPTDTTEVSPDPDAGLRQLAADTFGLPRLRAGQLAGMRALVAGRDVLAVMPTGYGKSAIYQVAALQLHRNGARRGPAVVVSPLIALQEDQLDGLLQTLGGTAAVAINSGHSDTENHHAWEAAERGEAVFVFLAPEQLAKADTVERLAALDVQLFVVDEAHCVSSWGHDFRPDYLRLGEVREQLGNPPVVGLTATASPPVREEIQQRLHMVDPLVLVHGFDRPNIRLEIIRHHTDKDKRRAVVKQVAELKGPGLLYAATRKDTEAYAAKLSALGLRAAAYHAGRKQRERDRVHQQFLDDELDVVVATTAFGMGIDKPNVRFVIHADIPDSLDSYYQEIGRSGRDGQPASAVLHYRSEDLGLRTFFGTHTPDEESLLAVLQALRDAGGPVKQKALAEQTGFSPRRLTGLLNQLQETRAVKAGKRGIRLEADAKLPAVVERAVEHAAARQRVDRSRIEMMRGYAETDACRRQFLLGYFGEDLPEPCGNCDTCTDGSAYEEDYDDAAAAAAGGDPFPLQAAVVHKEWGPGLVMRHEEDVITVLFENEGYKTLSRRAVADGKLLTLAT